CAGTAAGTGTTCACTTGACCAAACGGCTAATGTGTCTGTCAGATACCCAACTTTTATCATGCCTAGAACGCGACCATCATTGGCAAGGATAGGCGAAATGTATCGCACAGATGGCCCTAGTGAACCGATGCCATAGGAGAGATAAGACTCACCTTTGGTGAGAGCTCGCTCAATATCTCCTCCCATCACAGGTAAGCCAATACGCTGGGCGACAGGATGAGCGAGACGGATGCCTTGTGCATCGCTGACCGTAATAAAGTCGGCATCACTGCCTACTTGAACCGTTGTGATGATCTCTTTGACTGCGGCTTTATCACCGTTTGCGACGGCTTGAACTAGGCTGGGCAGTTGCGAAAGTTGTTGAGATTGGACTTGCGCTCGCAGTTGAATTTGATTGGTTAACACACTTTCAAGTTGGTGAGCACTATAGCTCCACCATCCAGCAATACAGAGAACCAATACACTACTTAGCAGTAGCGCAATCTGCTTTGTGAACGAAAATGCAGGGAACTGCACGCGATGACTCCTGTCGATGCTTTTGTTTAGCATACTCGATGTTCACTCTGTCCAAGAGAAACTGAGTGGGATTTTTGACCAAGATCTCTTGAATGAATTTTATTGTTTTTATTGATTTAACGTACTTAATCTCAATGCCGTTTCAAACGGACTTTGCACTGATTTACATCCTAGAAATCTAAGTGAGGTGAGTTTTTATTAAATTGATTCTACTCACTTTTATGACTTTTCCTCGGCATATGATGAGCAAAAATGCTGGAGGAAAAACTATGTCTGCAACTCAATTGAAATTGCTAGCCTTGTTTATACTAGGTGCAGCACTTTGGTTCAGCCCGGTCCCTGATGGATTAGAGCCACAAGCATGGCAAATGATGGTGGTCTTTGTGACCACGGTACTGAGTTTAATTTTGGCTCCTTTACCCTTAGGGGCAATGGCACTGCTGGGATTGACAGCCGCAACCTTACTTGATGTGTTGCCAATCAAAACGGCACTGACAGGATTTGCCCATCCGACGATTTGGATGATTGCAGCGGCGTTCTTTATCTCACGTGGCTTTATTACCACTGGGTTTGGTCGGCGTGTAGGGTACTGGTTTATCGCCAAACTTGGTCATAACTCGTTGGGGTTAGCATACGGACTGGTGTTGACCGATTTGTTGTTCGCACCAGCAACACCGAGTACGACCGCCCGTTGTGGTGGCATCATTGCTCCGCTATTTCGTTCTGTGGCGAGTGCCTACGATTCAGACCCTGAAAAGGGAACGCAAAATCGCATTGGTGCCTTTTTAGTTCAGTGTATCTTCCAATGTAATGCCATTACTTGTGCGATGTTTTTGACTTCCATGGCAGGTAACCCTTTGGCAGCAAATTTCGCCCAAGAGTTAGGTGTCGAGATTACGTGGGCGGGTTGGGCTACTGCCGCAATTGTACCTGGGCTGCTTTGTCTGTTTTTGATTCCGCTGGTGATGTATACCTTTTTTCCTCCAGAGCTAAAAAAGACGCCAGAGATGCGTGATATTGCTAAGC
This window of the Vibrio panuliri genome carries:
- a CDS encoding DASS family sodium-coupled anion symporter; this translates as MSATQLKLLALFILGAALWFSPVPDGLEPQAWQMMVVFVTTVLSLILAPLPLGAMALLGLTAATLLDVLPIKTALTGFAHPTIWMIAAAFFISRGFITTGFGRRVGYWFIAKLGHNSLGLAYGLVLTDLLFAPATPSTTARCGGIIAPLFRSVASAYDSDPEKGTQNRIGAFLVQCIFQCNAITCAMFLTSMAGNPLAANFAQELGVEITWAGWATAAIVPGLLCLFLIPLVMYTFFPPELKKTPEMRDIAKQKLVEMGGMTRDEIMVGITFIGMVTLWVLGPTLGIHSTVTALLGLVFLLFTRTITWDAVLSEKEAWHTITWFAVLVMMAAQLNKLGFISWFSSGIGESLSGMGWVTTVVILLLVYYYSHYLMASAMAHISAMYSAFLAIAIAAGAPPMLAAIVLGIFSNLYMSTTHYSSGPAPILFGAGYHSLQSWWKIGFVFSLIVIPIFILVGGAWWKLLGLW